In one Amaranthus tricolor cultivar Red isolate AtriRed21 chromosome 8, ASM2621246v1, whole genome shotgun sequence genomic region, the following are encoded:
- the LOC130820246 gene encoding membrane metalloprotease ARASP, chloroplastic-like encodes MNSPNLSYCPSILSFSGTKLFPTNLGSNPKSKSLFLKPFSAIPKSSTFLQSKELYFTKTNHFGRKSRNIQCSFSGFNLGSFEGPQSVIEAAAVLTAIIVVHESGHFLAAYLQGIHVSKFAVGFGPILAKFNADNVEYSLRAIPLGGFVGFPDNDPDSEIPVDDENLLKNRPIFDRILVVSAGVIANIIFAFIIIFVQIISVGLPVQEAFPGVLVPDVRPLSAASRDGLLNGDVILSVNGLELSKTGPKTVNEVVDAIKNSPSRKVVLKIHRGQQDFDLKITPDKSSDGTGRIGVQLSPNVSIVKVKPDNIIQALNFTGKEFWGLSKNVLDSLKQTFLNFAQSADKVSGPVAIIAVGAEVARSNIDGLYQFAAVLNINLAVINLLPLPALDGGTLALILIEAARGGKKLPTEVEQLIMSSGITLLLFLGLYLIVRDTLNLDIIKDVL; translated from the coding sequence ATGAATTCACCAAATCTCTCTTATTGTCCTTCAATACTCTCTTTCTCTGGCACCAAACTTTTCCCTACAAATTTAGGATCCAATCCTAAATCAAAATCCCTATTCTTAAAACCCTTTTCAGCAATCCCCAAAAGTTCAACATTTCTCCAATCAAAAGAGCTGTACTTTACTAAAACAAATCATTTTGGGAGGAAATCAAGAAATATTCAGTGCTCTTTTTCTGGATTTAATTTGGGTAGTTTTGAAGGTCCTCAATCTGTAATTGAAGCAGCTGCTGTACTCACAGCAATCATTGTTGTTCATGAAAGTGGTCATTTTTTAGCTGCCTATCTTCAGGGCATACATGTAAGTAAATTTGCAGTTGGGTTTGGTCCTATTTTAGCAAAATTTAATGCAGATAATGTAGAGTATTCACTTAGAGCAATTCCTCTTGGTGGTTTTGTGGGTTTTCCTGATAATGATCCCGACAGTGAAATACCAGTAGATGATGAAAATTTACtcaaaaatagacctatatttGATAGAATATTGGTTGTTTCAGCTGGTGTAATTGCCAATATAATCTTTGCTTTTATCATTATATTTGTTCAAATTATATCTGTTGGTCTGCCTGTGCAAGAAGCTTTTCCTGGTGTCCTTGTTCCTGATGTACGCCCACTTTCAGCAGCATCTAGAGATGGGTTACTTAATGGTGATGTGATTCTCTCTGTGAATGGCCTCGAATTGTCGAAAACCGGCCCTAAAACAGTTAATGAAGTTGTTGATGCTATCAAGAATAGTCCTAGTAGAAAAGTGGTTCTTAAAATTCATAGGGGACAACAGGATTTTGATTTGAAAATAACGCCAGATAAGAGTTCTGATGGAACTGGTAGAATTGGTGTACAATTGTCTCCCAATGTTAGTATTGTAAAGGTTAAACCAGATAATATAATTCAAGCTTTGAACTTTACTGGAAAAGAATTTTGGGGTTTGTCTAAAAATGTGTTGGATAGTTTGAAACAAACATTTCTCAACTTTGCACAATCTGCTGACAAAGTTTCAGGTCCGGTTGCCATTATCGCAGTCGGAGCAGAAGTTGCAAGGTCTAATATTGATGGATTATACCAATTTGCAGCTGTTTTGAATATTAATCTTGCAGTGATTAATCTTCTTCCTTTGCCAGCATTAGATGGTGGTACCTTGGCATTGATACTTATTGAAGCAGCTAGAGGAGGGAAAAAACTGCCTACTGAAGTTGAGCAGTTGATCATGTCTTCTGGTATAACTCTTCTATTGTTTCTTGGGCTATATCTTATTGTTCGAGACACTTTAAATCTCGATATTATTAAAGATGTATTGTGA